A part of Paenibacillus donghaensis genomic DNA contains:
- a CDS encoding ABC transporter permease, translated as MNLLHLTLRNVLHRRFLSLLTVCAVALTVAFIVLLSLSRDSVEQGAKSGYGPFDLVIGAEGSETQLVLNSFYHIGAPTGNIPLAVLEQAKLDAGTDKAYAMTTGDNSGGFPVVGLDPEYFVTRYGDQRLQSGRLYAQTGEAVLGSHVAKTLGLQLGDTFTGAHGLIEEHESGGEHDAEESAEHGAHEEEDAHGSFLYTVAGILPPLHTPDDRAIFTTVDYAWAVHGLAPEDREITAVLVKPGSLLGAHDLKEALDGQGGVQAAYSSKAVSDVLNAVDQGSRLVGIITALCIVLAAITILLSLIAAVGERTKDAGLLRLLGKSRAYVWMSLTSEGLLLTSVGLLSGLLLGHLGAFLLQDRIFAEAGIQLNPYHWTQTHVLIVAGTLGIGLLSSLGPAFRLYRLHPLELFKS; from the coding sequence ATGAACCTTCTGCATTTAACGCTGCGTAATGTGCTGCATCGCCGCTTCTTGTCTCTGCTTACGGTCTGCGCAGTGGCGCTTACCGTTGCCTTCATTGTGCTTCTGTCGCTTTCCCGTGACAGTGTGGAGCAAGGTGCGAAGTCCGGTTATGGTCCATTTGATCTTGTGATTGGCGCCGAGGGCAGTGAAACGCAGCTGGTGCTGAACAGCTTCTATCATATCGGTGCCCCGACCGGGAATATTCCGCTGGCTGTACTCGAGCAGGCGAAGCTGGATGCAGGTACAGACAAGGCTTACGCGATGACAACCGGAGACAACAGCGGCGGGTTTCCTGTCGTCGGCCTAGACCCCGAATATTTCGTCACGCGTTACGGGGATCAGAGGCTTCAGTCGGGAAGGCTGTATGCCCAAACTGGTGAAGCAGTGCTCGGCTCCCATGTGGCTAAGACCCTGGGCCTGCAGCTCGGCGATACCTTCACCGGAGCGCATGGGCTGATCGAGGAGCATGAATCCGGCGGTGAGCATGATGCCGAAGAGTCGGCGGAGCATGGCGCGCATGAAGAAGAGGATGCGCATGGCAGCTTCCTGTATACGGTAGCCGGGATTCTGCCGCCGCTGCATACGCCGGATGACCGGGCGATTTTTACTACGGTGGATTATGCCTGGGCGGTACACGGACTGGCCCCGGAAGACCGCGAGATTACGGCAGTGCTGGTGAAACCGGGCAGTCTGCTGGGCGCGCATGATCTGAAGGAAGCGCTCGACGGGCAGGGCGGAGTTCAAGCCGCCTACAGCAGTAAAGCTGTTTCCGATGTGCTGAACGCCGTGGATCAAGGCTCTCGCCTGGTTGGAATCATTACGGCGCTGTGCATAGTGCTGGCGGCCATTACCATCCTGCTATCGCTGATTGCGGCAGTGGGTGAGCGTACGAAAGACGCGGGCCTGCTGCGCCTGCTCGGCAAATCGCGGGCGTATGTCTGGATGTCCTTAACCAGCGAAGGCCTGCTGCTAACGTCAGTTGGACTGCTGTCCGGTCTGTTGCTTGGGCATCTGGGCGCATTCCTTCTGCAGGATAGAATATTCGCCGAAGCAGGCATACAGCTGAATCCTTACCACTGGACGCAGACCCATGTTCTGATTGTGGCGGGCACACTTGGCATAGGCCTGCTGTCCTCACTGGGCCCGGCCTTCCGGCTGTACCGGCTTCATCCGCTGGAGCTGTTTAAATCCTAG
- a CDS encoding ABC transporter ATP-binding protein translates to MLHIRDLQKQFQVDGRSVPILDIPQWKVEPGEQVAITGPSGSGKSTLLHLISGLLRPDRGEILLDNQPLHSLGEAQRDAFRASRIGYVMQNFHLIPSLNARQNIEIAMTGAISSKARAAVISEWLERVGLQDRGQHLPSQLSRGQQQRVAIVRALINQPPLVLADEPTGSLDWETADEIASLLLGLSRGIRHTLIVVTHDLNLAARFSRCLHIHDMNQIRQPGLSRTTGLEQREGFGG, encoded by the coding sequence TTGCTGCATATCCGAGATCTGCAGAAACAATTTCAGGTGGATGGCCGGTCTGTGCCCATTCTGGATATCCCGCAGTGGAAGGTGGAACCAGGGGAGCAGGTGGCGATTACCGGCCCCAGCGGCTCCGGCAAAAGCACGCTGCTGCATTTGATCAGCGGTCTCCTGCGGCCGGATCGCGGGGAGATCCTGCTGGATAATCAGCCGCTCCATTCGCTTGGTGAAGCACAGCGCGATGCCTTTCGGGCCAGCCGGATCGGATATGTGATGCAGAACTTTCATCTCATTCCCTCGCTGAATGCAAGACAGAATATTGAGATTGCCATGACAGGCGCGATCTCTTCCAAGGCCAGAGCCGCGGTTATCAGCGAATGGCTGGAGCGGGTGGGGCTGCAGGACCGCGGGCAGCATCTGCCCTCCCAGCTCTCACGCGGGCAGCAGCAGCGTGTGGCGATCGTGCGGGCGCTGATCAACCAGCCGCCGCTTGTGCTGGCGGATGAGCCTACCGGCAGTCTGGACTGGGAAACAGCGGACGAGATCGCATCGCTGCTGCTTGGACTCAGCCGCGGCATCAGACATACGCTGATTGTGGTCACACATGATCTTAATCTTGCGGCGCGATTCAGCAGATGTCTCCATATCCATGACATGAATCAGATTCGTCAGCCTGGCCTGAGCCGCACGACCGGACTGGAACAGCGGGAGGGATTTGGCGGATGA
- a CDS encoding alkaline phosphatase, with amino-acid sequence MKLNKIMKSMVIGGLAAAVVSGSTLVGAAQSQTQKAVAAKGQSKNLIVLIGDGMGPAQVSAARYFQQYTKGVSHLNLDPYYVGQATTYADRGEDGDKIVSGIVTDSASAGTAFATGHKTYNAGISVSNEDVAKPFASIIEAAENNGKSTGLVTTARITHATPAVYASHVRSRDNESAIASQYLESGVDVLLGGGKQFFTTKEEKGKRSDKNILPDFQAKGYKLVENTASLNALPASTTKVLGLFGNSHVAYVPERTAEVPSLAAMTSKALKVLSNDKDGFVMMVEGGRIDHAGHANDLPTLVQEALDFDAAFKTAIEFAKKDGNTSVVVTADHETGGLSLSRDNIYEINIDLWDKQKHSSETLAASLEAAQTPEEIRTIVTANTWITDLSDEEVQQIMNGDGSSYKREGAYNAVISKRLLVGWSGHGHSAVDVGVWAYGPIADQVKGQVDNTEIATAGAKILGLDLNKRSTELQSKYLYPKFKISRENEVLFPAEALVKALGGAYKGDASTAKLTLGKNAVELNLSAKTAKLNGKAATYTVDVDNGKLYLPLAAFSQLTGTALKWDALSERIVLR; translated from the coding sequence ATGAAGTTGAATAAAATCATGAAAAGTATGGTTATCGGCGGACTGGCAGCAGCAGTGGTTTCTGGCTCCACCCTCGTTGGAGCGGCACAGAGCCAGACACAGAAGGCGGTTGCCGCCAAAGGGCAGTCCAAGAATCTGATCGTTCTGATTGGCGATGGCATGGGCCCGGCCCAGGTCTCGGCCGCACGATACTTCCAGCAGTACACCAAGGGAGTCAGCCATCTTAATCTTGATCCATATTACGTGGGACAGGCTACTACATATGCTGACCGGGGGGAAGACGGGGACAAGATTGTTTCGGGGATTGTAACGGACTCCGCTTCAGCGGGTACCGCTTTCGCCACCGGACACAAAACCTATAATGCAGGCATCAGCGTATCCAATGAGGATGTAGCCAAGCCGTTTGCATCGATTATAGAAGCGGCCGAGAACAACGGGAAGTCCACAGGTCTGGTTACTACCGCTCGGATTACGCATGCTACCCCGGCCGTCTATGCATCACATGTCCGCAGCCGGGACAATGAATCGGCGATTGCTTCGCAGTATCTGGAGAGTGGCGTTGATGTGCTGCTGGGCGGCGGCAAGCAGTTCTTTACGACCAAAGAGGAGAAGGGCAAACGCTCGGACAAAAATATCCTTCCCGACTTCCAGGCCAAAGGCTACAAGCTGGTGGAGAACACAGCCAGTCTGAACGCGCTGCCGGCTTCAACGACCAAGGTGCTCGGACTGTTCGGAAACTCCCATGTAGCCTATGTTCCGGAGCGTACTGCCGAGGTTCCCAGCCTGGCGGCCATGACCTCGAAAGCCCTGAAGGTGCTCTCCAATGACAAAGACGGATTCGTGATGATGGTGGAAGGCGGCCGGATTGATCATGCCGGACATGCCAATGACCTGCCGACCTTGGTGCAGGAAGCGCTGGATTTCGACGCGGCGTTCAAGACAGCCATTGAATTTGCCAAAAAAGACGGCAATACCTCTGTTGTTGTTACAGCTGACCATGAAACCGGAGGCCTGTCTCTTTCACGCGATAATATCTATGAGATTAATATTGACCTCTGGGATAAGCAGAAGCATTCCTCCGAGACTTTGGCCGCTTCCCTGGAAGCAGCGCAAACACCCGAAGAGATTCGGACCATTGTAACAGCCAACACCTGGATCACTGATCTTTCCGATGAAGAGGTTCAGCAGATTATGAACGGTGACGGTTCTTCCTACAAACGTGAAGGCGCATATAATGCCGTAATCTCCAAACGTTTGCTTGTAGGCTGGTCGGGTCATGGACACTCGGCGGTGGATGTAGGTGTCTGGGCGTATGGACCGATAGCAGATCAGGTTAAAGGGCAGGTGGACAACACCGAAATAGCCACAGCCGGTGCCAAAATTCTGGGTCTTGATCTGAATAAGCGCTCCACAGAGCTGCAGTCGAAGTACCTGTATCCTAAATTTAAAATCAGCCGTGAGAACGAGGTGCTGTTCCCGGCTGAGGCCCTTGTCAAAGCTCTTGGCGGCGCCTATAAAGGCGATGCTTCCACAGCCAAGCTCACACTGGGCAAAAATGCCGTAGAGCTTAATCTAAGTGCCAAAACCGCCAAGCTGAATGGAAAAGCAGCAACATATACCGTCGATGTGGACAATGGCAAGCTGTACCTGCCACTTGCGGCCTTCAGCCAGCTGACCGGAACCGCACTGAAATGGGACGCCTTGTCCGAACGGATTGTATTGAGATAG
- the ligA gene encoding NAD-dependent DNA ligase LigA, translating to MDVMHTMEELVEELNQHNYHYYTLDAPQLSDKEYDLLYDKLVALEAESGLVLPHSPTQRVGGELLKGFTPHRHLAPLWSLDKAQNIEQLRNWNARVLRLVNDYNTKNPDTPLPEPCYAVELKFDGLTLNLTYRDGVLVQAATRGNGVTGEGILAQVKTIKSVPLTLPFQSGVIEVQGEGIMNLSVLADYNTRAAEPLKNARNGAAGALRNLNPQTTASRRLNAYFYNVGYAEGVDFADHQQMMDFLRTNRFKVNPYLTYFNTFDDVTEQLAEIEESRAGLDYLIDGAVIKVTDFRIREVLGYTDKFPRWAVAYKFEAEETTTILESVSWNVGRTGKVTPLARVEAVELAGVTVQNCTLNNVGDIERKNLKHALGTRVFIRRSNDVIPEILGKVTEESDGGEIIFPEACPACGFPLEMRGAHLFCNNKLDCRPQIIARITHFASRDAMDIETFSDKTAGQLHDELNVREPADLYELDFEQLVKLDRFGERKAQNLLKALEDSKGRDLASFLYALGIPNTGKATTRMLADHYRDLGAVMQADAEELAALPDIGGIVAESIVGFFADPFVVTSINRMLELGVEAKAPEAPRVVSADSFFSGKTVVLTGSLQKLTREDAAERLEALGAKVSGSVSKKTDLVIAGEKAGSKLAKAQQLGIRVIEDEDEFIRLLEE from the coding sequence ATGGATGTTATGCATACAATGGAAGAGCTGGTCGAGGAGCTGAATCAGCACAATTATCATTACTATACGCTGGATGCGCCGCAGCTCAGCGACAAGGAATATGACTTGCTCTACGACAAGCTGGTAGCGCTGGAGGCCGAAAGCGGCCTTGTGCTGCCCCATTCACCCACCCAGCGTGTGGGCGGCGAGCTGCTGAAGGGCTTCACTCCGCACCGCCATCTGGCACCGCTGTGGAGCCTGGATAAAGCGCAGAATATTGAGCAGCTGCGTAATTGGAATGCACGGGTGCTCCGTCTGGTCAATGACTACAATACTAAGAACCCCGATACTCCCCTGCCTGAGCCTTGTTATGCCGTTGAACTGAAGTTCGACGGGCTGACGCTTAACCTCACCTACCGTGACGGCGTGCTGGTGCAGGCGGCAACCCGCGGCAACGGAGTGACGGGGGAAGGGATTCTGGCACAGGTGAAGACGATCAAATCGGTGCCGCTGACCCTTCCTTTCCAATCGGGGGTGATCGAGGTGCAGGGAGAGGGCATTATGAACCTCTCTGTACTGGCTGATTACAACACCAGAGCGGCAGAGCCACTGAAGAATGCGCGCAACGGTGCAGCTGGTGCCCTGCGCAATCTTAATCCGCAGACGACAGCCAGCCGCAGGCTTAACGCCTACTTCTATAATGTCGGTTATGCGGAAGGGGTAGACTTCGCCGACCATCAACAGATGATGGATTTCCTGCGGACCAACCGGTTTAAGGTCAATCCTTATCTGACCTATTTCAATACCTTTGACGATGTCACAGAGCAGCTGGCAGAGATCGAGGAGAGCCGTGCGGGCCTGGATTATCTCATTGACGGTGCCGTTATCAAGGTTACGGATTTCCGTATCCGTGAGGTGCTCGGGTATACCGATAAGTTCCCGCGCTGGGCGGTGGCGTATAAGTTCGAGGCTGAAGAGACGACCACCATTCTGGAATCGGTCAGTTGGAATGTGGGCCGGACCGGCAAGGTGACTCCGCTGGCCCGGGTAGAGGCCGTGGAGCTTGCCGGGGTTACCGTGCAGAATTGCACGCTTAACAACGTAGGGGATATTGAGCGGAAGAATCTGAAGCATGCGCTCGGTACCCGGGTGTTCATCCGCCGCTCCAACGATGTCATTCCGGAAATTCTCGGCAAGGTGACCGAGGAAAGCGACGGCGGAGAGATTATATTCCCTGAAGCTTGTCCTGCCTGCGGATTCCCGCTGGAGATGCGCGGGGCCCATCTGTTCTGTAACAACAAGCTGGACTGCAGACCGCAGATTATCGCGCGGATTACCCATTTCGCCTCACGGGATGCAATGGATATTGAGACGTTCAGTGACAAGACCGCAGGACAGCTGCATGATGAGCTGAATGTTCGCGAGCCTGCCGATCTGTATGAGCTGGATTTCGAACAGCTGGTGAAGCTGGACCGCTTCGGGGAGCGCAAGGCCCAGAACCTGCTGAAGGCGCTGGAGGACAGCAAGGGGCGTGATCTTGCTTCGTTCCTGTACGCACTGGGAATTCCGAACACCGGCAAAGCGACAACCCGTATGCTGGCCGACCATTACCGTGATCTTGGCGCAGTGATGCAGGCCGATGCAGAGGAGCTTGCGGCGCTGCCGGACATTGGCGGCATTGTCGCTGAGAGTATTGTAGGCTTCTTCGCCGATCCGTTTGTAGTCACATCGATTAACCGCATGCTGGAGCTGGGCGTGGAAGCCAAGGCGCCAGAGGCGCCGCGCGTGGTAAGTGCGGATTCCTTCTTCAGCGGTAAGACCGTTGTGCTGACCGGTTCGCTGCAGAAGCTGACCCGTGAGGATGCAGCGGAACGCTTGGAGGCACTGGGGGCCAAGGTCTCAGGCAGTGTCTCCAAAAAAACAGATCTGGTTATCGCCGGCGAGAAGGCCGGCAGCAAGCTGGCCAAGGCGCAGCAGCTGGGTATCCGGGTTATTGAGGATGAGGACGAATTCATCCGACTGCTGGAAGAATAG
- the pcrA gene encoding DNA helicase PcrA yields MQLVSIQEAVSRLNPPQRQAVETTEGPLLIMAGAGSGKTRVLTHRIAWLIAQRKAPPWAILAITFTNKAAREMQDRVSKLVGPEGKDIWVSTFHSMCVRILRKDIERIGFTSNFSILDSTDQLSVIRNCMKELNIDTKKFEPKAVQAMVSTAKNELVTPGQYEQKAGDYFEGLVAKVYKMYQRRLKSNNSLDFDDLIMKSIELFKEVPEVLDFYQKKFKYIHVDEYQDTNRAQYMLCQMLADSHHRICVVGDSDQSIYRWRGADITNILNFEEDYPEAKTILLEQNYRSTSNILNAANGVIALNTGRKPKKLWTDSDEGAKIKVYRADSEHDEGYFVTGEISKNVKKGQDYQSHAILYRTNAQSRVIEEILIKSDIPYQIVGGIKFYDRKEIKDLLAYLRLLSNPDDDISLTRIINVPKRGLGDTTVGKLAAAAGERGVSIFRVLQTVDDLGFAGRTRNMLVEFYDMIEALHRMVEFLSVTELTEKILELSQYRLELQNENTLESRSRLENIDEFLSVTMEFEKNNEDKSLVSFLTDLALIADIDSVNDDEEERSDAVVLMTMHSAKGLEFPTVFIVGMEEGVFPHSRAFQDNDELEEERRLAYVGITRAEKQLFLSCARMRTLFGRTNANPPSRFLEEIPEELKEDTVIVNDRFRRGGAEVGGAYGGRGFSGGGGGNFGGRAGAAGATPAGKGRVTVTTGGQRAPGAGAADADFKAGDKVSHGKWGIGTVVSVKGSGNDTELQIAFPAPVGVKRLLAGFAPITKVE; encoded by the coding sequence ATGCAACTTGTAAGTATACAAGAAGCCGTAAGCCGGCTTAATCCTCCACAACGCCAGGCGGTGGAGACTACAGAAGGTCCACTGCTTATTATGGCAGGTGCCGGCAGCGGTAAGACCCGGGTGCTGACGCATCGGATTGCCTGGCTGATCGCCCAGCGCAAGGCTCCGCCATGGGCCATTCTGGCTATTACCTTTACGAACAAGGCCGCAAGAGAAATGCAGGATCGTGTCTCTAAGCTGGTGGGACCTGAGGGCAAGGACATCTGGGTTTCGACCTTTCACTCCATGTGCGTACGGATTCTGCGCAAGGATATTGAGCGGATTGGCTTCACCTCCAATTTCTCGATTCTCGATTCTACGGACCAGCTGTCGGTAATCCGCAATTGTATGAAGGAACTGAACATCGACACGAAGAAGTTCGAGCCGAAGGCTGTCCAGGCTATGGTCAGCACTGCGAAGAATGAGCTGGTGACTCCTGGGCAATACGAGCAGAAGGCCGGTGATTATTTTGAAGGACTGGTGGCCAAGGTCTATAAGATGTACCAGCGGCGGCTGAAGAGTAATAATTCGCTTGATTTCGACGACCTGATTATGAAGAGCATTGAATTGTTTAAAGAAGTACCAGAGGTGCTGGATTTCTATCAGAAGAAATTCAAGTATATCCATGTGGATGAGTATCAGGATACCAACCGAGCACAATATATGCTGTGCCAGATGCTGGCTGATAGCCATCACCGGATCTGTGTGGTGGGGGACAGTGACCAGTCGATTTACCGCTGGCGCGGGGCGGATATTACCAATATCCTCAACTTCGAAGAGGATTACCCCGAAGCGAAGACGATTCTGCTAGAGCAGAATTACCGCTCTACCTCCAACATTCTGAATGCAGCCAATGGCGTGATTGCGCTGAACACCGGACGCAAGCCGAAGAAGCTGTGGACCGATTCTGACGAAGGCGCCAAGATTAAGGTGTACCGGGCCGATTCGGAGCATGATGAAGGTTATTTCGTGACCGGTGAGATCAGCAAGAATGTGAAGAAAGGCCAGGATTATCAGAGCCATGCCATTCTGTACCGCACCAATGCGCAGTCCCGGGTTATCGAGGAAATTCTGATCAAATCGGATATCCCGTACCAGATCGTAGGAGGCATCAAGTTCTACGATCGTAAGGAGATCAAGGATCTGCTGGCATACTTGCGGTTATTGTCCAATCCAGATGATGATATCAGTCTGACGCGAATCATTAATGTGCCGAAGCGCGGCCTCGGAGACACGACGGTCGGCAAGCTGGCTGCGGCAGCGGGAGAACGCGGAGTTTCCATCTTCCGTGTCCTGCAGACGGTTGACGATCTCGGCTTCGCCGGACGCACCCGCAATATGCTGGTGGAATTCTATGACATGATCGAAGCGCTGCACCGGATGGTGGAGTTCCTGTCGGTCACCGAGCTGACCGAGAAGATTCTGGAGCTGTCGCAATACCGGCTGGAGCTGCAGAACGAGAATACGCTAGAATCGCGCTCGCGGCTGGAGAATATTGATGAGTTCCTGTCCGTGACGATGGAATTTGAGAAAAACAACGAAGACAAGTCGCTGGTCTCCTTCCTCACCGACCTGGCGCTGATCGCTGACATCGACAGCGTGAATGACGATGAGGAAGAGCGCAGCGACGCGGTGGTGCTGATGACGATGCACAGCGCTAAGGGGCTGGAGTTCCCGACGGTATTCATCGTCGGGATGGAAGAAGGCGTGTTCCCGCACAGCCGCGCCTTCCAGGACAACGACGAGCTGGAGGAGGAACGACGGCTCGCGTACGTGGGCATCACCCGCGCCGAGAAACAGCTGTTTCTCTCCTGCGCACGGATGCGCACGCTCTTTGGACGGACGAATGCCAATCCGCCGTCCCGGTTCCTGGAGGAGATTCCAGAGGAACTGAAGGAAGACACTGTGATAGTGAACGACCGCTTCCGGCGCGGAGGCGCGGAGGTAGGCGGTGCCTATGGCGGCCGCGGCTTCAGCGGCGGCGGAGGCGGGAACTTCGGCGGGCGCGCAGGCGCCGCCGGAGCAACGCCGGCTGGCAAGGGCCGTGTGACCGTGACCACGGGAGGGCAGCGCGCTCCCGGGGCGGGGGCTGCGGACGCCGATTTCAAGGCGGGCGACAAGGTCTCCCATGGCAAATGGGGCATCGGTACCGTGGTGTCCGTCAAAGGCAGCGGCAACGATACGGAGCTGCAGATTGCTTTTCCGGCACCGGTCGGGGTGAAACGGCTGCTTGCAGGGTTCGCGCCGATTACCAAGGTCGAATAA
- a CDS encoding heptaprenylglyceryl phosphate synthase translates to MNVTQQMIKPWRHVFKLDPDRELDDAGLNAVCLSGTDALLVGGSTGVTYHNTVELLSRIRQYAIPCALEVSDLEAIVPGFDLYMIPMVLNTPDPAWIVGHHRRAVERYGSLIPWDLLLTEGYIVLNGDSTVARLTQADTSLDAEAAAAYAQVADKLMSLPVVYLEYSGRFGEMDTVRTVRECVEHSQLFYGGGIASKTEAEQAAALCDTVVVGNIIYHDLEQALLTVEAVRQTTQLKLD, encoded by the coding sequence ATGAATGTAACGCAGCAGATGATAAAACCTTGGCGCCATGTGTTCAAGCTTGACCCGGACCGGGAGCTGGATGATGCGGGACTGAATGCGGTCTGCCTCTCAGGGACGGACGCGCTGCTGGTAGGCGGCTCGACAGGAGTAACCTATCACAATACGGTGGAGCTGCTGTCACGTATAAGGCAGTATGCTATCCCCTGTGCACTGGAGGTATCTGATCTGGAGGCAATTGTCCCCGGGTTTGACCTCTACATGATTCCCATGGTGCTGAACACACCTGATCCGGCCTGGATTGTAGGCCATCACCGCCGTGCGGTAGAACGTTATGGCTCTCTAATTCCCTGGGATCTGCTGCTGACTGAAGGTTATATTGTGCTGAACGGGGATTCCACTGTAGCACGACTCACTCAGGCGGACACCTCGCTGGATGCAGAAGCCGCAGCGGCTTACGCACAGGTAGCGGACAAGCTGATGAGCCTTCCCGTTGTGTATCTGGAGTATAGCGGCAGATTCGGGGAGATGGACACCGTACGGACGGTACGCGAGTGTGTAGAGCACAGCCAGCTGTTCTATGGCGGCGGCATTGCCTCGAAGACAGAAGCTGAACAAGCGGCTGCTCTTTGTGATACGGTCGTTGTAGGCAACATTATTTATCACGATCTGGAGCAAGCCTTGCTGACCGTTGAGGCGGTGCGGCAGACCACGCAGCTGAAGCTCGATTAG
- a CDS encoding phosphatidylinositol-specific phospholipase C/glycerophosphodiester phosphodiesterase family protein codes for MKKKWLAFGIVLVALALIIVIILTQEKKEEPATGFAAHRIIAHGMGGIAGHAYSNSFDAFIANYEQGTRIFETDLLLSSDGQLVARHEWTANMSKLLGQLDVLPEDRQGAVLGHQELMDTPILELFSPLDFAKILDLMVYYPDAYIVTDTKETDPALVKQQFELISAAASRRDPALLDRIVPQIYSQSMLEEIRKVYPFPHVIYTLYQSQDTDEQVIAFAQTSGVDITMPVSRATTTFVQKLKQTGARIYVHKLNNEQEIKKLYELGVDGFYTDFVSEEDFGHLPGLRDSR; via the coding sequence ATGAAGAAAAAATGGTTGGCTTTTGGAATTGTACTTGTGGCACTGGCGCTTATAATAGTCATTATACTCACTCAAGAAAAGAAAGAGGAACCGGCCACCGGCTTTGCGGCCCACCGGATCATCGCTCACGGGATGGGCGGGATTGCAGGACATGCCTATAGCAACTCTTTTGATGCCTTCATAGCCAACTATGAGCAGGGGACGCGCATTTTCGAAACGGATCTGCTGCTGTCTTCCGACGGTCAGCTGGTTGCACGTCATGAATGGACAGCCAACATGAGCAAGCTGCTGGGTCAGCTGGACGTACTTCCCGAGGACAGGCAAGGAGCGGTATTAGGGCATCAGGAGCTAATGGACACTCCAATCCTGGAGCTGTTCTCGCCGCTTGATTTTGCGAAAATACTGGACCTGATGGTGTATTACCCCGACGCCTATATTGTGACCGATACGAAAGAGACGGATCCCGCGCTGGTGAAACAGCAGTTTGAGCTTATCAGCGCCGCGGCGTCACGCCGCGATCCTGCACTTCTGGACCGGATTGTGCCGCAGATATACAGCCAGAGCATGCTGGAGGAGATTCGTAAGGTGTATCCTTTTCCGCATGTGATCTATACACTCTACCAATCCCAGGATACGGATGAACAAGTGATCGCTTTTGCCCAGACCAGCGGAGTGGATATCACCATGCCGGTCAGCCGGGCCACCACAACGTTCGTGCAAAAGCTGAAGCAAACGGGGGCCCGTATCTATGTGCACAAGCTGAATAACGAACAGGAGATCAAAAAGCTGTACGAGCTTGGCGTGGATGGCTTCTATACAGATTTTGTCTCGGAAGAGGATTTCGGCCATCTTCCCGGACTGCGCGATAGCCGGTAA